The following proteins come from a genomic window of Actinacidiphila yeochonensis CN732:
- a CDS encoding ComEA family DNA-binding protein — MPEPVEGPPYFGDGRLSRARTWLYLRCGLEARTVLALAVVLAVAGGLALHHFWTGRPRTVRVAPASASALLPRAGFATSSATFPSAAPAPFLSVGPSVSPSAVTVDVAGKVARPGLRRLPRGARVADALTAAGGPLPGTDTTALNLARPLADGEQILVGIAPPPQAPGAEAPSGEAAGPVHLNTATEPQLDALPGVGPVLAQHILAFRAAHGSFSSAQQLREIPGIGPRKFAMLQPLVQP; from the coding sequence GTGCCCGAACCGGTCGAGGGCCCGCCGTACTTCGGCGACGGGCGGCTCAGCCGCGCCCGCACGTGGCTCTACCTCCGCTGCGGGCTCGAAGCGCGGACCGTGCTCGCCCTGGCCGTCGTACTGGCCGTGGCCGGCGGCCTCGCCCTGCACCACTTCTGGACGGGGCGCCCCCGCACGGTCCGCGTCGCTCCCGCGAGCGCGTCCGCACTGCTCCCGAGGGCCGGGTTCGCCACCTCCTCCGCCACGTTCCCGTCCGCCGCCCCCGCCCCCTTCCTGTCGGTGGGCCCGTCGGTGAGCCCGTCGGCGGTCACCGTCGACGTCGCCGGGAAGGTGGCCAGGCCGGGCCTGCGCCGCCTGCCCAGGGGTGCCCGGGTCGCGGACGCCCTCACCGCGGCCGGCGGCCCACTGCCCGGCACGGACACCACGGCTCTCAACCTCGCCCGCCCACTCGCCGACGGGGAGCAGATCCTCGTGGGGATCGCCCCGCCACCACAGGCACCCGGCGCCGAGGCGCCGTCCGGTGAGGCGGCCGGCCCCGTCCACCTCAACACCGCGACCGAACCCCAGCTCGACGCCCTGCCCGGTGTCGGCCCGGTGCTGGCCCAGCACATCCTGGCCTTCCGTGCCGCACATGGCTCCTTCTCCTCGGCTCAGCAGCTCAGGGAGATCCCGGGCATCGGGCCTCGCAAGTTCGCCATGCTCCAGCCGTTGGTCCAGCCGTGA
- a CDS encoding DegV family protein — MPPHVAILTDSTAYLGHEAIARHHVRVVPLTVVIGDEAFEEGTEISAPAVARALQKRHPVTTSRPSPAEFTAAYEAAAAAGADAVVSLHLSADISGTYDAATVAAKEAPLPVRVVDTGLVAMALGFTVLAAAETAEAGGTVDEIVAAAQKRAADTSAIFYVDTLDYLRRGGRIGAAQALLGSALAVKPLLRLADGRIELLEKVRTSSKAVSRLEEIVVERAGTRPVALAVHHLAAADRATALADRLRTRLPALEHLVVSEVGAVIGAHAGPGLLGVVVAPL, encoded by the coding sequence ATGCCGCCGCACGTCGCCATCCTCACGGACTCCACGGCCTACCTGGGCCACGAGGCCATCGCGCGGCACCACGTGCGAGTGGTTCCGCTCACCGTGGTGATCGGTGACGAGGCGTTCGAGGAGGGCACCGAGATCTCCGCGCCGGCCGTCGCCCGAGCCCTCCAGAAACGCCACCCGGTCACCACCTCCCGGCCCAGCCCCGCCGAGTTCACCGCCGCCTACGAGGCCGCTGCGGCCGCCGGGGCGGACGCCGTCGTCTCCCTCCACCTGTCGGCCGACATCTCCGGTACGTACGACGCCGCCACCGTCGCCGCCAAGGAGGCACCGCTGCCGGTGCGGGTGGTGGACACCGGCCTGGTGGCGATGGCGCTGGGGTTCACGGTGCTGGCCGCGGCCGAGACCGCCGAGGCCGGCGGCACGGTGGACGAGATCGTGGCCGCCGCGCAGAAGCGGGCGGCGGACACGTCCGCCATCTTCTACGTCGACACCCTCGACTACCTGCGCAGAGGCGGTCGGATCGGCGCCGCGCAGGCGCTTCTCGGGTCGGCACTGGCGGTCAAGCCGCTGCTGCGGCTCGCGGACGGGCGGATCGAGCTGCTGGAGAAGGTACGCACCAGCTCCAAGGCGGTCTCCCGGCTGGAGGAGATCGTGGTGGAACGGGCGGGTACGCGGCCGGTCGCCCTGGCCGTCCACCACCTCGCCGCGGCCGACCGGGCGACCGCGCTCGCCGACCGGCTGCGCACCAGGCTTCCGGCCCTGGAACACCTCGTGGTGAGCGAGGTGGGCGCGGTGATCGGCGCGCACGCGGGCCCGGGGCTGCTGGGCGTCGTCGTCGCGCCTCTCTGA